One window of Dysidea avara chromosome 11, odDysAvar1.4, whole genome shotgun sequence genomic DNA carries:
- the LOC136239362 gene encoding uncharacterized protein C05D11.13-like, with amino-acid sequence MASNVETDEAREERLRRRRERDRIRRQTETPEQRDARLARRREYDRNRCTTIRLQQSQSEIEESLRTRREQARTTRRTETTEERESRPANVSININ; translated from the exons ATGGCAAGTAATGTGGAGACTGATGAAGCACGAGAAGAGAGGCTACGAAGAAGGAGAGAGCGCGACCGAATTCGCAGACAGACAGAAACACCTGAACAAAGAGATGCAAG ATTGGCTAGGCGCAGAGAGTATGATAGGAATAGATGTACTACTATAAGATTACAGCAGAGTCAGTCAGAAATAGAAGAGAGCCTCAGGACAAGAAGAGAGCAGGCTAGGACAACAAGACGGACCGAAACTACTGAAGAAAGAGAATCAAG ACCGGCAAATGTCAGTATCAACATCAATtga